In Anaerobacillus isosaccharinicus, one genomic interval encodes:
- a CDS encoding AI-2E family transporter: MEPLPIKWLLRVVSLLVIFLCGYVFLLLSPIWQPVLTVLIRVSLPFLIAGAITYLLHPIVEQMKSMGVPRPISILLIYIAFMFVFAYLLMKGTPYIIDEVKDLMENIPHFVNIYRDVVGDFYKQTSMMPDGFRVKVEGWLTNIEGVAAEGVVGTVENLGGLFDYLLMIIIIPFLVFYLLKDFNLLEKTAWYLTPRKWRSSGRELLRNINVSLGNYIRGQLLVCLVVAVIATIGLWLIGMPYAVILGIFIGVTNIIPYFGPIIGAIPVAIIAFTESFQLVLLGLMVNFGIQLVEGNILSPLIVGKSLHMHPILIMFALIVGGEVGGIIGLIIAVPILAIIKVILVHVREQLQKKHEKEAKL; encoded by the coding sequence TTGGAACCATTACCAATAAAGTGGCTTTTACGTGTTGTTAGTCTTCTAGTAATCTTTTTGTGTGGCTACGTTTTTTTATTGCTCTCTCCAATTTGGCAACCAGTATTAACGGTTTTGATTAGGGTTTCTCTTCCTTTTTTAATTGCAGGAGCAATTACTTACTTATTACATCCTATTGTTGAACAGATGAAAAGTATGGGAGTTCCAAGACCAATATCAATACTGCTTATTTATATCGCATTTATGTTTGTTTTTGCCTATTTATTAATGAAAGGAACTCCGTATATTATTGATGAAGTTAAGGATTTAATGGAAAACATCCCGCATTTTGTTAATATTTACCGTGATGTAGTAGGTGATTTTTATAAACAGACATCAATGATGCCAGACGGTTTTAGAGTAAAAGTTGAAGGTTGGCTCACGAATATTGAGGGTGTTGCAGCTGAAGGTGTTGTAGGAACTGTAGAGAATTTAGGAGGATTATTTGATTATTTATTAATGATCATTATTATTCCGTTCCTTGTTTTTTATTTGTTAAAGGATTTTAACTTGCTTGAAAAAACAGCCTGGTATTTAACACCAAGGAAATGGAGAAGTTCTGGTAGAGAATTACTTAGAAATATTAATGTCTCGTTAGGAAACTACATAAGGGGACAATTGTTAGTTTGTTTAGTAGTTGCTGTTATAGCAACGATTGGGCTTTGGTTAATAGGAATGCCCTATGCAGTAATATTAGGGATTTTTATTGGAGTTACAAACATCATTCCTTACTTTGGTCCAATTATAGGGGCAATTCCAGTTGCAATTATTGCTTTTACGGAATCATTCCAATTAGTATTATTAGGCTTAATGGTTAACTTTGGAATTCAACTAGTAGAAGGTAATATTTTATCTCCTTTAATTGTCGGAAAAAGCCTACATATGCATCCAATTTTAATTATGTTTGCTTTGATCGTTGGTGGTGAAGTAGGTGGAATTATTGGCTTAATAATAGCTGTTCCTATACTAGCAATTATAAAGGTTATTCTTGTCCATGTGCGTGAACAATTACAAAAGAAACATGAGAAAGAAGCCAAGCTCTAG
- a CDS encoding PRC-barrel domain-containing protein, whose product MRTFSVLNGLSVISLKGGKEIGKVIDLLFQETHVEGLLIDKNGWLNSHLFVPLENIHAMGQDALVIDDVKMLSVYDKKQFPFYSLHNGTKKIVGKTLMSTEGEKLGLVEDVYFHENLGNIVGYEVTDGFIADLKEGKRVLKSTAPLTVGEEVIVIDLNC is encoded by the coding sequence TTGCGAACGTTTTCCGTTCTTAATGGTTTGTCCGTCATTTCTTTAAAGGGTGGAAAGGAAATCGGCAAGGTTATTGATTTGTTATTTCAAGAGACACATGTGGAAGGCTTGCTTATTGATAAGAATGGTTGGTTGAACAGCCATCTATTTGTACCGTTAGAAAATATCCATGCAATGGGACAAGATGCGTTAGTCATTGATGACGTGAAAATGTTATCTGTTTATGATAAGAAGCAGTTTCCATTTTATTCACTTCATAATGGGACAAAGAAAATTGTTGGGAAGACTTTAATGTCAACTGAAGGGGAAAAGTTGGGCTTGGTAGAAGATGTATATTTTCACGAAAATTTGGGCAATATCGTAGGGTATGAGGTGACAGACGGTTTTATCGCTGATTTAAAAGAGGGGAAACGAGTGTTGAAATCAACAGCTCCTTTAACAGTGGGTGAAGAAGTGATCGTCATCGATTTAAATTGTTAA
- a CDS encoding ATP-dependent RecD-like DNA helicase → MIDENQKDDPFIKGELITVIYANEENFYTVARVKVQKTNVELHEKVIAIVGTLPKLDEEHQYTFYGKVIEHPKFGQQFQVSTFEKEVPKTTEGIIRYLSSERFKGIGRKTAEAIVEKLGEQAISKIVEDKNVLKTVASLNDDKIQLIYDQVILHQGIEQVLIELYKLGFGPQLAMKIFQAYKEETLQVLKNNPYQLIYDVEGIGFAKADNLGQTLGFTKDQPERIHAGCLHIVQEMSLQEGHVYIVRDALISEAISLLSDHSYSISKQEVEQQLLFLEEEGQLIVEGDNVYFPSLFFAEKGLVTNISKLLTSEQQIDEFPESEFLKAIGETEDELKIEYAPSQKEAIKTALKSSMMILTGGPGTGKTTVIRGIVESYAKLHGLSLNKKDYSRENPFPILLVAPTGRAAKRMSEATGLPAETIHRLLGWKGGHSGFEKDEDNPITGKLLIVDEVSMVDIWLANQLFKSLPSKIQVILVGDEDQLPSVGPGQVLSELLHSKVVPTVNLIDIYRQAKESSIIQLAHKMKEGHLPEDIIEAKTDRRFFPCSQEQVISVIEQICQNALKKGYTAKDIQVLAPMYRGNAGIEALNAKLQNIFNAKKEKQREIVFGEVAYRVGDVVLQLVNNPEENVFNGDRGEIVAIFYAKENVEKQDQLIISFDGIEVMYTKQDLNQITLAYCCSVHKSQGSEFPIVIMPIVRGYHRMLRRNLVYTGITRAKEYLILCGEVKAFQTAIQQQNEMKRNTKLKEKLIENVECKM, encoded by the coding sequence ATGATTGATGAAAATCAAAAAGATGACCCATTTATTAAAGGTGAGCTCATTACAGTTATTTATGCTAATGAAGAAAACTTCTATACAGTAGCGAGGGTTAAGGTCCAGAAAACGAATGTAGAGCTTCATGAAAAGGTCATTGCTATTGTTGGAACGTTACCTAAATTAGACGAGGAGCACCAATATACTTTCTATGGGAAAGTAATCGAGCACCCGAAGTTTGGGCAGCAGTTCCAAGTAAGTACGTTTGAGAAAGAAGTTCCTAAAACGACCGAGGGGATTATTCGCTATTTAAGTAGTGAACGTTTTAAAGGAATTGGAAGAAAAACGGCTGAAGCAATAGTCGAAAAGCTTGGTGAACAAGCGATTTCAAAAATTGTGGAAGACAAAAACGTCTTGAAAACAGTCGCTTCACTAAATGACGATAAAATTCAATTAATATATGATCAAGTTATTTTGCATCAAGGGATTGAACAAGTATTGATTGAGCTTTATAAACTCGGGTTTGGTCCACAACTTGCGATGAAAATCTTTCAAGCATACAAAGAAGAAACATTACAGGTTCTGAAAAATAATCCTTATCAGCTCATTTATGATGTTGAGGGTATTGGTTTTGCAAAAGCTGATAACCTAGGACAAACACTTGGGTTTACAAAAGATCAGCCAGAACGAATACACGCTGGGTGTCTTCATATTGTCCAAGAAATGTCTTTGCAAGAGGGACATGTTTATATTGTTAGAGATGCTCTTATATCAGAAGCAATATCTCTACTAAGCGATCATAGTTACTCAATTTCTAAACAAGAGGTTGAACAGCAACTTTTATTTTTAGAAGAAGAAGGACAACTAATTGTTGAAGGAGATAATGTCTACTTTCCTTCATTATTTTTTGCTGAAAAGGGACTTGTCACAAATATTAGTAAGCTTTTAACGAGCGAGCAGCAAATAGATGAGTTTCCTGAGTCTGAATTTCTAAAAGCGATTGGTGAAACAGAAGATGAATTGAAAATTGAGTATGCGCCCTCGCAAAAAGAGGCAATTAAAACTGCACTAAAATCTTCGATGATGATTTTGACAGGTGGGCCTGGAACTGGTAAAACAACTGTAATAAGAGGAATTGTTGAATCTTATGCAAAGCTTCATGGACTTTCATTAAATAAAAAGGATTACAGTAGGGAAAATCCGTTTCCGATACTTTTAGTTGCTCCAACAGGAAGAGCAGCAAAACGAATGTCAGAAGCTACAGGCTTACCAGCAGAGACCATTCATCGACTTTTAGGTTGGAAGGGTGGTCATTCAGGTTTTGAAAAAGATGAAGACAATCCTATTACAGGAAAATTGCTCATTGTTGATGAAGTTTCAATGGTCGACATTTGGCTTGCTAATCAACTTTTTAAATCATTACCAAGTAAAATACAAGTGATATTAGTCGGAGATGAGGATCAACTTCCGTCTGTTGGACCTGGTCAAGTACTAAGTGAGTTGCTTCATTCGAAGGTTGTCCCTACCGTGAACCTTATCGATATTTATCGCCAAGCGAAGGAATCTTCCATCATTCAGCTGGCCCATAAGATGAAGGAAGGACATTTACCTGAAGATATTATAGAAGCAAAAACTGATCGCCGCTTTTTTCCATGCAGTCAGGAACAGGTCATTTCTGTCATTGAACAAATTTGTCAAAATGCTCTAAAAAAAGGATATACAGCAAAGGATATTCAAGTGTTAGCTCCGATGTATCGGGGAAATGCTGGGATAGAAGCGCTAAATGCAAAGTTACAAAATATTTTTAACGCCAAAAAAGAAAAACAACGAGAGATTGTTTTCGGTGAGGTAGCATACCGGGTTGGTGATGTTGTCTTGCAGCTCGTCAATAATCCAGAAGAAAATGTATTTAATGGTGATAGGGGCGAAATTGTAGCTATCTTTTATGCTAAAGAAAATGTTGAAAAACAAGATCAATTAATTATTTCATTCGATGGCATTGAAGTGATGTACACGAAACAGGATTTAAACCAAATTACCTTAGCCTACTGCTGTAGTGTTCATAAATCACAAGGTAGTGAATTTCCAATCGTGATTATGCCTATTGTCAGAGGGTATCACCGTATGCTACGCCGAAACCTAGTGTATACAGGAATTACAAGAGCTAAAGAATATTTAATTTTATGCGGTGAAGTAAAAGCTTTCCAAACAGCCATTCAACAACAAAACGAAATGAAGCGTAACACGAAATTGAAGGAGAAACTGATTGAAAATGTAGAATGTAAAATGTAG
- a CDS encoding tetratricopeptide repeat protein, which translates to MEKHIEAAQLIQEGKLEEAAKLLNEAIQEDPNNTIAYVNFGHLLSIIGEKDRAITFYQKAIEIDETMATAYYGAGNTYFEQEKYEEAIGMFKEAIANGLVEADAYFMLGLSYSSIGVLPYALANFCTATEKNPNDVDAMFQYGLTLAQLEQVDEAITVLEKVVKLDETHADAYYNLGVAYTFKEDGEKALDCFEQALKIQPGHLLAGNGKKQLEAFLKGE; encoded by the coding sequence ATGGAAAAACATATAGAAGCGGCTCAATTAATTCAAGAAGGAAAATTAGAAGAAGCCGCGAAATTATTAAATGAAGCCATTCAAGAAGATCCAAATAATACAATTGCCTACGTTAATTTTGGTCACTTATTATCGATTATTGGAGAAAAAGACCGAGCAATTACCTTCTACCAAAAGGCGATTGAGATTGATGAGACAATGGCTACTGCTTATTATGGGGCAGGAAATACTTACTTCGAACAAGAAAAGTACGAAGAAGCCATAGGAATGTTTAAAGAAGCGATCGCCAATGGGCTAGTTGAAGCAGATGCATACTTTATGTTAGGGCTTAGCTACTCTAGCATCGGAGTATTACCATATGCACTAGCTAACTTTTGTACTGCTACCGAGAAAAATCCTAATGACGTTGATGCGATGTTTCAATATGGTTTAACATTAGCTCAACTTGAGCAAGTAGATGAAGCTATTACTGTTCTTGAAAAGGTAGTTAAATTAGATGAAACACATGCAGATGCTTATTATAATTTAGGTGTGGCTTATACATTTAAAGAAGATGGAGAAAAGGCATTGGATTGCTTTGAGCAGGCATTAAAAATTCAACCAGGTCATCTACTTGCAGGGAATGGAAAAAAACAACTAGAAGCGTTTCTCAAAGGAGAATAA
- the mnmA gene encoding tRNA 2-thiouridine(34) synthase MnmA, with protein MLQNEKAPKDTRVVVGMSGGVDSSVAAYLLKEQGYDVIGIFMKNWDDTDENGVCTATEDYNDVIRVCNQIGIPYYAVNFEKQYWDKVFTYFLEEYKAGRTPNPDVMCNKEIKFKAFLEHALSLGADYLATGHYARVEFRDGEYKMLRGVDDNKDQTYFLNALGQEQLSKTMFPIGNLPKKEVREIAQKAELATANKKDSTGICFIGERNFKEFLSQFLPAQPGEMQTLEGEVKGRHEGLMYHTLGQRHGLGIGGSGEPWFVVGKDLEKNVLHVAQGFHHPSLYSEGLTAIGVNWVSAKPMPDTFHCTAKFRYRQPDMGVTVQREADGNLKVIFDDPQRAITPGQAVVFYNGDECLGGGTIDKVIKKLD; from the coding sequence ATGCTACAAAACGAAAAAGCTCCAAAAGATACAAGGGTTGTTGTGGGAATGTCAGGTGGGGTTGATTCATCTGTTGCCGCATACCTCTTAAAAGAGCAAGGTTATGATGTAATCGGGATCTTTATGAAAAATTGGGACGATACCGATGAAAATGGGGTTTGTACAGCGACAGAAGATTACAACGACGTAATCCGTGTCTGTAACCAAATAGGGATTCCTTATTATGCAGTTAATTTTGAAAAACAATATTGGGACAAGGTTTTTACGTACTTTCTTGAAGAATATAAAGCAGGTAGAACACCTAATCCAGATGTGATGTGTAATAAAGAAATTAAGTTTAAAGCGTTCCTTGAGCATGCTCTGAGCCTTGGGGCAGATTATTTAGCGACAGGACATTATGCGAGAGTAGAATTTCGTGATGGAGAATATAAGATGCTCCGTGGTGTAGATGATAATAAAGACCAAACGTATTTTCTAAATGCGTTAGGACAAGAGCAATTGTCTAAGACTATGTTTCCGATTGGTAACTTACCAAAGAAAGAAGTTCGAGAGATTGCGCAAAAAGCGGAACTTGCAACAGCTAATAAAAAGGATAGTACAGGAATTTGCTTTATTGGTGAGCGAAATTTCAAAGAGTTTTTGAGTCAATTTTTACCAGCTCAACCAGGGGAAATGCAAACTCTCGAAGGGGAAGTAAAAGGACGTCACGAAGGCTTAATGTATCACACCTTAGGTCAAAGGCATGGTCTTGGAATTGGTGGTTCAGGTGAACCTTGGTTCGTAGTTGGCAAAGACTTAGAAAAAAATGTTCTTCATGTTGCTCAAGGTTTTCATCATCCAAGTCTGTATTCTGAAGGGTTAACGGCGATTGGAGTAAATTGGGTAAGTGCAAAGCCGATGCCTGATACCTTCCATTGTACAGCTAAATTCCGCTATCGTCAGCCGGATATGGGCGTAACTGTCCAAAGGGAAGCGGACGGTAATCTGAAAGTCATCTTTGATGATCCGCAGCGAGCAATTACGCCTGGACAGGCAGTTGTGTTTTATAATGGCGATGAGTGTCTAGGTGGAGGTACAATCGATAAAGTAATTAAAAAATTGGACTGA
- a CDS encoding cysteine desulfurase family protein has protein sequence MKSIYVDHAATSPTHPAVVEAMLPYFYESFGNPSSIHQFGRKTRQAIDEARAFLASTIRATEKEIIFTSGGTEADNLAMIGYASANKKKGKHIITTAIEHHALLHTCQHLEKKGFEVTYLKVAENGMISIEDLKSAVREDTILVSIMYGNNEVGTIQPILEIGQFLQEREVAFHTDAVQAYGIEEIDVKKMHIDFLSVSAHKINGPKGVGFLYAKNGKQIFANVFGGDQERKRRAGTENVPGIVGMKEAAKIAFAERATKREQYIAFRNRMLAIFEEHELVYKINGDENDFLPHILNVSFQGIGVESLLVNLDLAGIAASSGSACTAGSLEPSHVLAAMFENDKERIMSAVRFSFGLGNTIEEIERVAEETAKIIHRIKQ, from the coding sequence ATGAAATCTATCTATGTAGATCATGCGGCTACTTCGCCAACTCATCCAGCTGTTGTTGAAGCGATGTTACCGTATTTTTATGAGAGTTTTGGAAATCCATCAAGCATTCATCAATTTGGTCGGAAAACAAGACAAGCTATAGATGAGGCACGTGCGTTTTTAGCTAGTACGATTCGTGCGACTGAAAAAGAAATTATCTTTACAAGTGGTGGTACTGAAGCTGATAATTTAGCGATGATCGGTTATGCCTCAGCAAATAAGAAAAAAGGTAAGCATATTATTACAACTGCAATTGAACATCATGCACTGCTGCATACCTGTCAGCACTTAGAGAAAAAAGGTTTTGAGGTTACTTATTTAAAAGTCGCTGAAAATGGAATGATTTCTATAGAGGACCTTAAGAGTGCGGTTCGTGAAGACACAATTCTAGTCTCAATTATGTATGGAAATAACGAAGTAGGAACAATTCAACCGATTTTAGAAATTGGTCAGTTTTTGCAGGAAAGAGAAGTTGCTTTTCATACAGATGCCGTTCAAGCCTATGGCATAGAGGAGATCGATGTGAAAAAGATGCATATCGATTTTTTAAGTGTATCTGCCCATAAAATAAATGGCCCAAAAGGTGTAGGCTTTCTTTATGCAAAGAATGGGAAACAGATTTTCGCCAATGTTTTTGGTGGCGATCAAGAAAGAAAGCGACGTGCTGGGACAGAAAATGTTCCTGGCATTGTGGGAATGAAAGAAGCAGCTAAAATCGCGTTTGCCGAAAGAGCAACGAAAAGGGAGCAGTATATTGCTTTTCGAAATAGAATGCTAGCGATCTTTGAAGAACATGAACTTGTCTATAAAATTAATGGTGATGAAAACGACTTTTTGCCTCATATATTAAATGTTAGCTTTCAGGGAATCGGCGTTGAATCGCTCTTAGTTAATTTAGATTTAGCGGGAATCGCTGCGTCAAGTGGCTCAGCATGTACTGCTGGGAGCCTAGAGCCTTCCCATGTACTAGCAGCGATGTTTGAAAATGATAAAGAAAGAATTATGTCTGCGGTACGCTTTAGTTTTGGACTTGGGAACACGATAGAAGAAATCGAACGAGTTGCCGAGGAAACAGCGAAAATTATTCATCGAATTAAACAGTAA
- the cymR gene encoding cysteine metabolism transcriptional regulator CymR has protein sequence MKISTKGRYGLTIMMALAKKQGEGPVSLKSIAKDHDLSEHYLEQLIAPLRNALLVKSVRGAYGGYMLAKEAEKITAGDIIRVLEGPISPVEVLEDEEPAKRDLWIKIRDAVKDVLDNTTLDQLANYEDKGNQEYYMFYI, from the coding sequence TTGAAGATATCGACCAAGGGACGTTACGGGTTAACAATCATGATGGCATTAGCAAAGAAGCAAGGTGAGGGACCAGTTTCATTAAAATCGATCGCCAAAGATCATGATTTATCAGAACATTATCTAGAGCAATTAATTGCACCGCTTCGGAATGCCCTTTTAGTGAAAAGTGTTCGCGGAGCATACGGTGGTTACATGCTAGCGAAAGAAGCAGAAAAAATTACAGCAGGTGACATAATCAGAGTTCTTGAAGGGCCAATTAGTCCAGTTGAAGTATTGGAAGACGAAGAGCCAGCAAAACGCGATCTTTGGATTAAAATTAGAGACGCGGTCAAAGATGTTCTCGATAACACAACACTAGACCAATTAGCCAATTATGAAGATAAAGGCAACCAAGAATACTATATGTTTTATATTTAG
- a CDS encoding YczE/YyaS/YitT family protein, which produces MALDKRRFGRRWLIFLTGLLVMSFGIVLMIEANLGVAPWDVLHIGLTKQVGLTVGSWSIIVGFCIITITGILTKEWPQFGAFLNMVLVGVFIDIFRIFINTPATTIGQYVMLLVGVIVCGYGIGLYIAPKCGAGPRDSLMIAITERSGWKVQHVRFVMEIVVLMIGWILGGPVFIGTILFSLTIGNVVGFTLPQCQRLVDAMIERGIKIEDIDQGTLRVNNHDGISKEAR; this is translated from the coding sequence GTGGCACTAGACAAAAGAAGATTTGGTAGAAGATGGCTAATTTTTTTAACAGGATTGCTTGTTATGTCATTTGGGATTGTCTTAATGATAGAAGCAAATCTGGGTGTTGCCCCTTGGGACGTGCTCCACATTGGTCTGACAAAACAAGTAGGACTTACTGTTGGTTCGTGGTCAATAATAGTGGGTTTTTGTATAATAACAATAACTGGTATATTAACAAAAGAATGGCCACAGTTCGGTGCCTTTCTAAATATGGTGCTTGTTGGCGTATTTATTGACATTTTTCGTATATTTATTAATACACCTGCCACAACAATAGGACAATATGTTATGCTTTTGGTTGGAGTCATAGTTTGTGGTTATGGTATTGGACTTTATATAGCTCCAAAGTGTGGAGCTGGACCTAGAGACAGCTTAATGATTGCCATTACTGAACGAAGTGGTTGGAAAGTTCAGCATGTTCGTTTTGTCATGGAAATTGTTGTGTTAATGATTGGCTGGATTTTAGGCGGACCAGTATTTATTGGAACAATTCTATTTAGTCTAACGATTGGTAATGTCGTAGGTTTTACGTTGCCACAATGTCAACGTTTAGTAGATGCTATGATAGAAAGAGGGATAAAAATTGAAGATATCGACCAAGGGACGTTACGGGTTAACAATCATGATGGCATTAGCAAAGAAGCAAGGTGA